A single genomic interval of Oryza sativa Japonica Group chromosome 7, ASM3414082v1 harbors:
- the LOC107276134 gene encoding uncharacterized protein: protein MFTRDNRLDYQLFFRSRGAFRLLGWNGLLIVIVYFSAMLMLSSKRGDDSFSVPLPVVIVGMAQLVATGMMLSPTALKLLCNPLRRAISLWSPLFAILLLGVCIRVQRDRGSKNTKTSRTLLYLYLVLCFFVLLPTISRLRFPCIVKLVGNVLGRKLLPWRQVILNMCMLAAIVMLVFTFSDELPLSIVYDVSVLLLLSFGNFQIPAATVRVVLALAGILHQKDEPKKEVKPDCEKKDDNDSKNLKASLIIFYGMVLGQGILYIVACLLEVFSFIPRKYLIRHGGLGGQMGVENVNLYYAYAFEKCMEGAVLAPKKISLITFAMDSLNSDSSRKKLYGVQMLHKLLKMEQLRTKTITKLTNDTKTVASLFDMLDWTSDRDSEIRLFAAKVTAELAGSLRVVQIPGTTQLVASLLDTDHQQTTRDHFLFIDSQVGREDSPIQQDGMGQQNSPVLKYLKQMVIYCLIPVDEPSNVDEQNSCMVRCWKQITKCWSVPEEEPSTDQDFLPVQGLIILERLANFDLGNCMEISRTGLISKMIDFTSYRNHMISTNEAHQIMLASLSLRVLRRLASTEGKLGVTLRQQILEHTFILSNLAEIMDDNGNSHELKQLAAEILKNLAMDRNTSADIGHIRVIISSLMRAFLSQDPSSSTNSNHLLWKNAGQALAMLAMESRDNCLVMLMEQGYVFIRQLTTMMQDDRFKCIAASLLWNMCEHAQSELSNSDLKELSYILREVLEGIMDAEGAELEVLIGLSSQICQVIPEDFAREVEHGQIKEKFIKRLVEVLNAHMKPSVHCPRIRRVIVQHAIYLMEFNSRYANDFHKCWMVEALSMVERTPSRAENYRLLSGDTGLMEHNTPLTALVARAKELMGREWVRGISSVT, encoded by the exons TTAGTTGCAACTGGCATGATGTTGTCTCCAACAGCTCTGAAACTACTATGCAATCCGCTTCGCCGTGCCATTTCGCTCTGGAGCCCATTATTTGCAATCCTATTGCTGGGTGTGTGTATACGAGTACAACGAGATCGTGGTTCCAAAAACACAAAGACCAGCCGGACATTATTGTACTTGTACCTAGTACTATGTTTCTTTGTCCTCTTACCAACAATCAGCAGGCTCCGGTTCCCGTGTATAGTAAAACTAGTTGGCAATGTTCTAGGCAGAAAACTGTTACCTTGGCGTCAAGTTATTCTAAACATGTGTATGCTTGCAGCGATAGTGATGCTGGTATTCACTTTCAGTGACGAGCTACCACTTTCAATCGTATACGACGTTTCTGTTTTACTGTTGCTGTCATTTGGCAACTTCCAGATTCCAGCAGCAACTGTGCGTGTCGTCCTCGCATTGGCAGGTATTCTACATCAAAAGGACGAACCAAAAAAGGAAGTCAAGCCGGATTGCGAGAAAAAAGATGATAATGACAGCAAAAACCTCAAGGCATCTCTAATCATATTCTATGGGATGGTGCTGGGGCAAGGGATACTTTACATTGTGGCCTGCTTGCTGGAGGTATTTTCATTCATCCCTCGGAAATACCTCATCCGCCATGGCGGATTGGGAGGCCAGATGGGAGTGGAAAATGTCAATTTGTACTATGCATATGCCTTTGAGAAATGCATGGAAGGGGCTGTGCTTGCTCCAAAGAAGATCAGCCTTATCACATTTGCCATGGATTCCCTCAACTCAGACTCATCCAGGAAGAAGCTCTATGGGGTTCAGATGCTGCATAAATTACTCAAAATGGAGCAGTTAAGGACCAAAACAATTACAAAACTCACCAATGACACCAAGACAGTAGCCTCATTGTTCGATATGCTGGACTGGACAAGCGATAGGGATTCAGAAATCAGATTATTCGCTGCAAAGGTCACTGCCGAGCTTGCTGGTAGCCTCCGAGTTGTTCAAATCCCTGGGACAACGCAGCTTGTAGCCTCACTTCTGGACACTGATCACCAACAGACAACAAGGGATCATTTTCTGTTCATTGATAGCCAAGTGGGAAGAGAAGACTCACCAATTCAGCAAGATGGCATGGGCCAACAGAACTCCCCAGTACTTAAGTACTTGAAACAGATGGTAATATATTGTTTGATACCGGTGGACGAGCCATCTAACGTGGATGAACAAAACTCTTGTATGGTCAGATGCTGGAAGCAGATCACAAAATGCTGGTCAGTTCCAGAGGAGGAGCCATCCACGGACCAAGATTTCCTCCCAGTACAAGGACTGATTATTCTTGAGAGGCTTGCTAACTTTGATCTTGGAAACTGCATGGAAATCAGCAGAACAGGCCTCATCTCAAAGATGATAGATTTTACAAGCTACAGAAATCATATGATAAGTACTAATGAAGCCCACCAAATAATGCTCGCAAGTTTGTCACTTAGGGTCCTGAGAAGACTTGCAAGTACTGAAGGGAAGTTAGGTGTAACTCTGCGACAACAGATTTTGGAACATACCTTCATATTGAGCAACCTTGCAGAGATCATGGATGACAATGGGAACAGCCATGAACTGAAGCAGCTGGCAGCAGAAATCCTGAAAAACCTTGCCATGGATAGAAACACTAGTGCAGACATTGGGCACATCCGAGTGATCATCAGCAGTTTGATGCGTGCATTTCTCAGCCAAGATCCATCCTCAAGTACAAATTCTAATCACTTGCTATGGAAAAATGCCGGTCAAGCACTGGCAATGCTGGCAATGGAAAGTAGAGATAACTGTTTGGTAATGTTAATGGAACAAGGGTATGTGTTCATTAGACAACTTACAACTATGATGCAGGATGACAGGTTCAAATGTATAGCAGCAAGCCTGTTGTGGAATATGTGCGAGCATGCTCAATCTGAGCTCAGCAACTCAGACCTTAAGGAATTGTCTTACATCTTACGAGAG GTGCTGGAAGGAATAATGGATGCAGAAGGGGCAGAACTAGAGGTCCTTATTGGCCTTAGTTCACAAATATGTCAAGTCATTCCTGAAGACTTTGCCCGAGAAGTAGAGCATGGTCAAATTAAGGAAAAATTCATAAAGAGGCTTGTCGAAGTGCTTAATGCACATATGAAACCCAGTGTTCATTGTCCCAGAATCAGGAGGGTGATTGTTCAGCATGCCATATACTTGATGGAATTCAATTCTCGCTATGCAAATGATTTCCACAAGTGCTGGATGGTGGAAGCACTATCAATGGTGGAACGTACACCCTCGAGGGCTGAAAACTACAGGTTGCTTTCAGGCGACACAGGACTCATGGAGCACAACACACCACTTACTGCTCTTGTGGCCAGAGCAAAAGAGCTGATGGGTCGTGAATGGGTACGGGGCATCAGCAGTGTCACCTAA